The following proteins are co-located in the Siansivirga zeaxanthinifaciens CC-SAMT-1 genome:
- a CDS encoding cryptochrome/photolyase family protein: MKQPVNVFWFRRDLRLDDNVGFYNALKSDKPVLPIFIFDKEILDELPEDDARVTFIFETLQTMRKTLQDERDSSIAMFHSTPKEVFSQLVEDYDIDTVFTNHDYEPYATKRDNDIKEFLSKNNIRFKTFKDQVIFEKDDVVKQDGDPYVVYTPYMRTWKEQFNPENLEIFYTNSYLDNLVKNTRLPNVSLSDMGFKTAKQKIADYTVTPTLIQEYEETRNFPAKDATSRLGPHLRFGTVSVRKMIKKAIAEKNEIFWQELIWREFFMQILWHFPDTHKNAFKSKYDAIKWRNNKDEFKAWCEGKTGYPLVDAGMRQLNETGFMHNRVRMLVGSFLCKHLLIDWRWGEAYFAEKLHDYEMASNVGNWQWVAGSGVDAAPYFRIFNPTTQIEKFDKNLEYIKQWCPDFQELTYPQPIVDHKMARERCLEVYKAALN, translated from the coding sequence ATGAAGCAACCCGTTAATGTATTTTGGTTTCGTCGTGATTTAAGACTAGATGATAACGTTGGATTTTACAACGCTCTAAAATCTGATAAACCTGTACTACCTATTTTTATTTTTGACAAAGAAATTTTGGATGAGTTACCTGAAGATGACGCGCGTGTAACGTTTATTTTTGAAACCTTGCAAACCATGAGAAAAACGCTGCAAGACGAAAGAGATAGTAGTATTGCCATGTTTCACAGTACTCCTAAAGAGGTTTTCTCGCAATTAGTTGAAGATTATGATATCGATACCGTTTTCACAAATCATGATTATGAGCCTTATGCTACAAAAAGAGACAACGATATAAAGGAGTTCCTTTCTAAAAACAACATTCGGTTTAAAACTTTTAAAGATCAAGTTATTTTTGAAAAAGATGACGTTGTAAAACAAGATGGCGACCCCTATGTGGTTTACACGCCTTACATGCGCACTTGGAAAGAACAGTTTAATCCTGAAAATTTAGAGATTTTTTACACCAATAGTTACTTAGATAATCTTGTTAAAAACACGCGATTACCTAATGTAAGTTTATCGGATATGGGTTTTAAAACTGCTAAACAAAAAATTGCAGATTACACTGTAACGCCTACTTTAATTCAAGAATACGAAGAAACACGAAATTTCCCTGCTAAAGATGCTACATCCCGTTTGGGTCCGCATTTACGTTTTGGCACCGTTAGTGTTCGTAAAATGATTAAAAAAGCCATTGCGGAGAAAAATGAAATCTTCTGGCAAGAACTAATTTGGCGTGAATTTTTCATGCAAATTTTATGGCATTTTCCAGACACCCATAAAAATGCATTTAAATCTAAATACGATGCTATTAAATGGCGAAATAACAAAGACGAATTTAAAGCCTGGTGCGAAGGAAAAACGGGGTATCCGCTAGTTGATGCAGGTATGAGACAATTAAACGAAACCGGTTTTATGCATAACCGAGTGCGTATGCTTGTGGGTAGTTTTTTATGCAAACATTTACTCATTGATTGGCGTTGGGGTGAAGCCTACTTCGCCGAAAAACTTCACGATTACGAGATGGCTAGCAACGTTGGAAACTGGCAGTGGGTAGCTGGTAGCGGAGTTGATGCAGCGCCTTATTTCAGGATTTTCAATCCGACGACACAAATTGAAAAATTCGATAAAAATTTAGAATACATTAAACAGTGGTGTCCCGATTTTCAGGAACTCACATATCCACAACCTATAGTAGACCATAAAATGGCCAGAGAACGTTGTTTAGAGGTTTATAAAGCAGCATTGAATTAA
- a CDS encoding AAA family ATPase: MSSKRIVITGGPSTGKSAIISELLKREYTCLEEISRQVILDAKKKGIDQLFLTNPLLFSELLLEGRQQQFEITNTFETPFTFYDRGIPDIVAYMDFIGATYPTEFTNACKNAVYDTVFILKPWEDIYTVDNERYESFEQALKIHDNLVNTYKNYNYTLIDVPFDTVENRCDFILKVLGM; this comes from the coding sequence TTGAGCTCAAAAAGAATTGTTATAACAGGCGGACCAAGTACAGGGAAATCAGCAATTATTTCCGAATTATTAAAACGCGAGTACACCTGTCTTGAAGAAATTTCCCGTCAGGTTATTTTAGATGCCAAAAAAAAAGGCATCGACCAATTATTTTTAACCAATCCCTTGTTGTTTAGCGAATTACTCCTTGAAGGTAGACAGCAACAATTTGAAATAACAAATACATTTGAAACACCCTTCACTTTTTACGATAGAGGCATTCCAGACATAGTGGCTTATATGGATTTTATAGGAGCCACCTACCCTACCGAATTTACCAATGCCTGTAAAAACGCTGTTTACGATACTGTGTTTATTCTTAAGCCTTGGGAAGACATTTACACTGTCGATAACGAACGTTACGAAAGTTTTGAGCAAGCACTAAAAATTCACGACAATTTAGTAAATACCTATAAAAACTATAATTATACGCTTATTGATGTCCCTTTCGATACGGTAGAAAACCGATGTGATTTTATTTTAAAAGTTTTAGGCATGTAA
- a CDS encoding ribbon-helix-helix domain-containing protein, with protein MARQSISLTKPNDEWLKTQVDKNEYSSKSELINDLIRQARKQQVEINWIRAKLEKAENSGFTNESKNEILAQSKSLLNE; from the coding sequence ATGGCAAGACAAAGTATATCATTAACAAAGCCAAACGATGAATGGCTGAAAACTCAAGTGGATAAAAATGAATATTCAAGTAAGAGTGAACTAATAAATGACTTGATTAGACAAGCTCGAAAACAACAAGTTGAAATTAACTGGATTCGGGCTAAATTGGAAAAAGCCGAAAATAGTGGATTTACAAATGAAAGTAAAAATGAAATTTTAGCTCAATCAAAGTCATTACTTAATGAATAA
- a CDS encoding type II toxin-antitoxin system RelE/ParE family toxin, translated as MNKYKLSNEAKNDLIRIHHYGVKKFGMAQADKYFDSFFKYFEIICQRPFSFESVDYIKEDYKRCVCGVDSIYFKVNEDIVEIMAIVGRQDLNEKL; from the coding sequence ATGAATAAATATAAATTAAGTAATGAAGCAAAAAATGACTTGATAAGGATTCATCATTACGGTGTGAAAAAATTTGGAATGGCTCAAGCGGACAAATACTTTGACTCATTTTTTAAGTATTTCGAAATTATTTGCCAAAGACCTTTTTCATTTGAATCGGTTGATTATATAAAAGAAGACTACAAACGATGTGTTTGTGGAGTTGATAGTATCTACTTTAAAGTAAATGAGGATATTGTAGAAATAATGGCTATTGTAGGAAGACAAGATTTGAATGAAAAACTGTAA
- a CDS encoding aminotransferase class IV: MTNFNGTILSETHVLSIQNRGYAYGDALFETIKYAHGKLLFWEDHYFRLMASMRIMRMEIPMNFTMEFLEEQIQKTIDANQFGTSSVRVKLMVHRVEGGLYLPTSNAIGYNISVKKIASDFYEAHDAFYEVDLFKDYYIAPSLLSTLKTNNKALNVVASIYTKENNLNNCFILNTDKQVVEALNGNVFVVKGNTIKTAPLSDGCLKGIMRKQIMEILKDMKDTYEFTEASISPFELQKADEIFITNVITGITSVSKYRKKSFNNEVAKILLQKLNTKLRLS; the protein is encoded by the coding sequence ATGACAAATTTTAACGGTACTATTTTATCTGAAACGCATGTGTTATCCATTCAAAACAGAGGTTATGCCTATGGCGATGCCCTTTTTGAAACCATTAAATATGCTCATGGAAAACTATTGTTTTGGGAAGATCATTATTTTAGGTTGATGGCTTCCATGCGTATTATGCGAATGGAGATTCCCATGAATTTTACCATGGAATTTCTTGAAGAGCAAATACAAAAAACCATTGATGCTAATCAATTTGGAACATCGTCTGTTCGAGTAAAATTAATGGTGCATAGAGTAGAAGGTGGCTTGTATTTACCAACTTCCAATGCTATTGGATACAATATTTCAGTAAAAAAAATAGCATCAGATTTTTACGAAGCACATGATGCTTTTTATGAAGTAGATTTATTTAAAGATTATTATATAGCGCCCAGTTTATTATCGACTTTAAAAACCAACAATAAAGCATTAAACGTAGTAGCCAGTATTTATACTAAAGAGAACAATTTAAACAATTGTTTTATTTTAAACACAGACAAGCAGGTTGTTGAGGCTTTAAATGGAAATGTATTTGTTGTTAAAGGAAATACTATTAAAACAGCACCACTTAGCGATGGTTGTTTAAAAGGTATTATGAGGAAGCAAATAATGGAGATTTTGAAAGATATGAAAGATACTTACGAATTTACCGAAGCTTCTATTTCACCTTTCGAACTTCAAAAAGCTGACGAAATTTTTATAACCAATGTTATTACTGGAATTACTTCGGTTTCAAAATACCGAAAAAAGAGTTTTAATAATGAAGTTGCTAAAATACTGCTTCAAAAATTAAACACTAAATTACGTTTAAGTTAG
- a CDS encoding YqgE/AlgH family protein, producing MITIQPKKGNLLIAEPTIIGDISFNRSIILLADHSPEGSIGFILNKPLEYDINDLVPEVEATFKVYNGGPVEQDNLYFIHKIPHLIPNSIEISLGIYWGGDFNKVAELIANRNISESDIKFFLGYSGWDKNQLEEELKSNSWVVTENTYKNSIIEKDYESFWKEKMLEFGDDYSIWSNAPENPNYN from the coding sequence ATGATTACAATACAACCAAAAAAGGGTAATTTGTTAATCGCTGAACCCACCATTATTGGCGATATTTCATTTAATCGTTCTATTATCCTGCTGGCAGATCATTCCCCCGAAGGTTCCATAGGATTTATTTTAAACAAACCACTAGAGTATGATATAAACGACTTGGTGCCTGAAGTTGAAGCAACTTTTAAGGTTTACAACGGAGGTCCTGTAGAACAGGATAATTTATATTTTATTCATAAAATTCCACATCTAATACCTAATAGCATTGAAATTTCTCTAGGCATTTATTGGGGTGGTGATTTTAATAAAGTTGCCGAACTGATTGCGAATAGAAACATCAGCGAAAGCGATATTAAATTCTTTTTAGGCTATTCTGGATGGGATAAAAACCAATTAGAAGAAGAATTAAAAAGTAACTCGTGGGTTGTAACCGAGAACACCTATAAAAACAGCATTATAGAAAAAGATTACGAATCGTTTTGGAAAGAAAAAATGCTAGAGTTTGGTGACGATTACAGCATCTGGTCTAACGCGCCAGAGAACCCTAATTACAACTAA
- the fmt gene encoding methionyl-tRNA formyltransferase: MKALRIVFMGTPDFAVATLKTLVENNYNVVGVITAPDKPAGRGRKLNESAVKQYALSQNLNILQPTNLKSESFLSELKALEANLQIVVAFRMLPAVVWKMPEYGTFNLHASLLPNYRGAAPINWAIINGETKTGVSTFFIDEEIDTGDMILQESVNIEPNENAGSLHDKLMTIGSQLVLNTVKQIENDKVITQPQAEASDLKTAYKLNRENCKINWEDHMDNIYNLVRGLSPYPAAWCTLINGAETLDVKIYATEKETSSHNLEHGTIVTSKQDIKVAVTNGYIIIKEIKLPGKRQMDVKSLLNGYEFETNAKML, encoded by the coding sequence ATGAAAGCATTAAGAATCGTATTTATGGGCACACCAGATTTTGCTGTAGCCACATTAAAAACCTTAGTAGAAAACAATTATAATGTTGTGGGCGTTATTACGGCCCCAGATAAACCAGCAGGACGCGGAAGAAAATTAAACGAAAGTGCCGTAAAGCAATACGCTTTATCACAAAATTTAAATATTTTACAACCAACTAATTTAAAAAGCGAATCATTTTTAAGCGAACTAAAAGCTTTAGAAGCCAACTTACAAATTGTTGTTGCTTTTAGAATGTTACCGGCAGTTGTGTGGAAAATGCCAGAATACGGAACATTTAATTTACACGCCTCGTTACTTCCTAATTACCGAGGTGCAGCTCCTATAAATTGGGCTATTATTAATGGCGAAACCAAAACTGGCGTTTCTACTTTTTTTATTGATGAAGAAATAGATACGGGCGATATGATTTTACAAGAATCGGTTAATATTGAGCCCAATGAAAATGCAGGCAGTTTACATGATAAATTGATGACTATTGGAAGCCAACTGGTTTTAAACACCGTAAAACAAATTGAAAACGATAAGGTAATCACTCAGCCACAAGCAGAAGCTAGCGACTTAAAAACGGCCTACAAATTAAATCGTGAAAACTGCAAAATAAATTGGGAAGACCACATGGACAATATTTACAATTTAGTGCGAGGCTTGAGTCCGTATCCAGCTGCCTGGTGTACCCTAATAAACGGTGCAGAAACCTTAGATGTTAAAATCTATGCTACCGAAAAAGAAACAAGTTCTCATAATTTAGAACATGGCACTATTGTTACTTCAAAGCAAGATATTAAAGTAGCCGTTACAAATGGGTACATTATTATAAAAGAAATTAAACTCCCAGGAAAACGCCAGATGGATGTAAAATCGTTGTTAAATGGTTACGAGTTTGAAACAAATGCCAAAATGCTCTAA
- a CDS encoding RecQ family ATP-dependent DNA helicase, which produces MEHPLNILERYWNYTAFRPEQEAIINSVLEGEDTFVLLPTGGGKSLCFQIPALIKPGICIVISPLVALMKDQVKQLTDKGIKAMALTSGIDYNQLDTLLDNCIYGNYKFLYLSPERLQQELVQDRIKQMPVNLIAVDEAHCISQWGSDFRPAYKNIALLRQIQPSVNVVALTASAKPEVVNDIVTELDFINPKIFKHSFLRTNLAYMVFHEDDKYYRIETILKKYKASSIIYVRNRKATLELSAFLNSRNISATFYHGGLPNMEKDANMKTWIDNQKQVMVATNAFGMGIDKPDVKTVIHINLPDSIESYFQEAGRAGRNGEKAFAVILKNNSDAQLVKNQFLNVLPTVDFVKQVYRKLCNYFQISFGEGEYQTFDFDFNTFCKTYNFNQTLTYNALLLLDRNSVITLSKQFKNKVQVQFIISSNAIFNYLETHPDLTIIVKSILRMYGGVFDNITKVDLFKIAEKASVNEQQVKQALMQLEKDGIIVLNLAKTDAQITFIEPREDEKTINRIASIIEQQNKLKQDQVAAMLDYIENESVCKSSQLLEYFGETNTKPCGICSVCIKTPKKSKPQNTGNLRNQIIELLETGDKSSRQLIEHLHCTDNELKTVLNLLLEHHIISITPTNTYKLSHL; this is translated from the coding sequence ATGGAACATCCTTTAAATATATTAGAACGGTATTGGAATTACACCGCATTTAGACCCGAACAAGAGGCCATAATAAATTCGGTTTTAGAAGGCGAAGACACTTTTGTGCTTTTACCTACGGGTGGTGGTAAATCGTTATGTTTTCAAATACCAGCGCTTATAAAACCCGGAATTTGCATCGTTATTTCGCCTTTAGTGGCATTAATGAAAGATCAGGTAAAGCAATTAACCGATAAAGGTATAAAAGCCATGGCCTTAACTAGCGGTATTGATTACAACCAATTAGACACGCTTTTAGACAATTGCATTTACGGAAATTATAAATTTTTATACCTATCGCCAGAACGTTTACAACAAGAACTGGTTCAAGATCGAATTAAACAAATGCCGGTTAATTTAATTGCTGTAGATGAAGCCCACTGTATTTCGCAATGGGGCAGCGATTTTAGACCCGCTTATAAAAATATTGCCCTTCTCAGGCAAATACAACCCAGTGTAAATGTGGTGGCTTTAACAGCATCGGCAAAACCAGAAGTTGTTAACGATATTGTAACAGAACTAGATTTTATTAATCCGAAAATATTTAAACATTCCTTTTTAAGAACCAATTTAGCATACATGGTGTTTCATGAAGACGATAAATACTATCGCATTGAAACCATTTTAAAAAAATACAAAGCCTCGTCTATTATTTACGTTAGAAACCGAAAAGCGACCCTAGAATTAAGTGCTTTTTTAAACTCCAGAAACATTAGCGCCACCTTTTACCATGGCGGATTGCCTAATATGGAAAAAGATGCCAACATGAAAACTTGGATTGATAACCAAAAACAAGTTATGGTAGCCACCAATGCTTTTGGTATGGGTATAGATAAACCCGATGTTAAAACCGTAATACATATCAATCTTCCAGATAGTATAGAAAGTTATTTTCAGGAAGCGGGTCGTGCGGGTAGAAACGGCGAGAAAGCTTTTGCTGTTATTTTGAAAAATAATAGTGACGCGCAGTTAGTTAAAAATCAGTTTTTAAATGTGCTGCCTACAGTAGATTTTGTGAAACAAGTGTACCGAAAGCTCTGTAATTATTTTCAAATATCATTTGGTGAGGGCGAATACCAAACGTTCGATTTCGATTTTAATACCTTCTGCAAAACATATAATTTTAATCAAACGTTAACCTACAATGCGTTGTTATTGTTAGACCGAAATAGCGTTATCACCTTATCGAAACAATTTAAAAATAAAGTTCAGGTTCAGTTTATAATTTCTTCCAACGCTATATTTAATTATCTAGAAACCCATCCCGATTTAACCATTATTGTGAAGTCAATATTACGCATGTATGGAGGCGTTTTCGATAATATAACGAAGGTTGATTTGTTTAAAATTGCCGAAAAGGCATCGGTAAACGAGCAACAGGTAAAACAAGCGTTAATGCAATTAGAAAAAGATGGCATTATCGTATTAAATTTAGCAAAAACCGATGCTCAAATAACATTTATCGAACCTCGTGAAGATGAAAAAACCATCAATAGAATAGCTAGTATTATCGAGCAACAAAACAAATTAAAACAAGACCAGGTAGCAGCCATGCTAGACTATATTGAAAATGAATCGGTTTGTAAAAGTTCGCAACTGCTAGAATATTTTGGAGAAACAAACACCAAGCCCTGTGGCATTTGTTCTGTTTGCATCAAAACGCCTAAAAAATCAAAACCACAAAACACAGGTAATCTAAGAAATCAAATTATTGAATTACTTGAAACCGGCGATAAATCGTCGAGACAGCTTATTGAACATTTACATTGCACCGATAATGAGTTAAAAACCGTTTTAAACTTGCTTTTAGAGCATCATATTATTAGTATTACACCAACAAATACTTATAAATTAAGTCATTTATAA
- a CDS encoding DUF493 family protein, with protein MSTTSNPEEFYNKLREQLYETASWPAEYLYKFIIKSDNKKLAILEGIFNNMGAVINTTESKKGNYTSVSVNLLMRNPDAVIEKYQEVAEKVEGVISL; from the coding sequence ATGAGTACGACATCAAATCCGGAAGAATTTTACAATAAATTACGAGAACAATTATATGAAACGGCCTCTTGGCCAGCCGAATATCTTTATAAATTCATTATTAAATCCGATAATAAAAAGTTAGCAATTTTAGAAGGTATTTTTAATAATATGGGCGCAGTAATTAATACTACCGAGTCTAAAAAAGGAAATTATACCAGCGTTTCTGTTAATTTATTAATGCGAAATCCAGATGCGGTCATAGAAAAGTATCAGGAAGTTGCAGAAAAAGTAGAAGGTGTCATTAGTCTTTAG
- a CDS encoding SRPBCC family protein translates to MKIYTLHKKQNLPISIEQAWDFLSDPKNLKVITPDYMGFHILSGADRPMYAGQIIQYIVTPVLGIKTKWVTEITHVIDKHYFVDEQRFGPYALWHHKHFIKEINGGIEMEDIIDYKVPFGLLGQLVHPILVKPKLEEIFNYRTKKLEELFGVYK, encoded by the coding sequence ATGAAAATATATACGCTTCACAAAAAACAAAATTTACCCATAAGTATTGAACAAGCTTGGGATTTCTTGTCAGATCCAAAAAACTTAAAAGTTATAACACCAGATTATATGGGGTTTCATATTTTAAGTGGTGCAGACAGACCCATGTATGCAGGGCAAATAATTCAATACATTGTAACGCCTGTGCTGGGAATTAAAACCAAATGGGTAACCGAAATAACCCATGTTATTGATAAACATTATTTTGTAGATGAACAACGTTTTGGTCCCTATGCTTTATGGCATCACAAACACTTCATTAAAGAAATTAATGGTGGTATTGAAATGGAAGATATTATCGATTACAAAGTGCCTTTTGGTTTATTGGGGCAATTAGTACATCCTATTTTAGTAAAGCCAAAATTGGAAGAAATTTTTAATTACAGAACAAAAAAGTTAGAAGAACTTTTTGGTGTTTACAAATAA
- a CDS encoding HU family DNA-binding protein, whose protein sequence is MNKTDLIDGMAENAGISKAAAKKALESLLIDIEGALQKGNRVSLVGFGSWSVSKRAAREGRNPQTGETIKIKAKNVVKFKAGSDLSDAIN, encoded by the coding sequence ATGAACAAAACAGATTTAATCGATGGAATGGCAGAAAATGCTGGAATTAGTAAAGCTGCTGCAAAAAAAGCATTAGAATCTTTATTAATTGACATTGAAGGTGCTTTACAAAAAGGAAACAGAGTTTCTTTAGTAGGATTTGGTTCTTGGTCAGTTTCTAAAAGAGCTGCAAGAGAAGGTAGAAACCCACAAACAGGAGAAACTATCAAAATCAAAGCTAAAAATGTAGTTAAATTTAAAGCTGGTTCAGATTTATCTGATGCAATCAACTAA
- a CDS encoding DUF4290 domain-containing protein has protein sequence MTIDNLEYNTEREHLIIPEYGRHMQKMINYAKSRETKEERIKIAKAIIAVMGNMQPHLRDVPDFQHKLWDQLFIMSNFELDADSPYEKPTKEIYEVRPDPLKYPQNFPKYRFYGNNIKTMIDVANTWEDGELKEALTYTIANHMKKCFLNWNKDTVEDDVIYGHLYELSGGKINLKNSEEDLSDANSLMRSKTKFSNNTNSNNKKGGHFKKNASNNNNRQRKRF, from the coding sequence TTGACAATAGATAATTTAGAATACAACACCGAGCGCGAGCATTTAATTATACCTGAATATGGCAGACATATGCAGAAAATGATAAACTATGCTAAATCGCGCGAAACCAAAGAAGAACGTATTAAAATTGCAAAAGCCATTATCGCAGTAATGGGAAATATGCAACCTCATTTACGCGATGTTCCCGATTTTCAGCATAAGCTTTGGGATCAATTATTTATAATGTCTAATTTTGAATTGGATGCCGATTCACCTTACGAAAAACCTACAAAAGAGATTTACGAGGTGCGTCCCGATCCTTTAAAATATCCGCAAAATTTCCCAAAGTATCGTTTTTATGGTAATAATATTAAAACCATGATTGATGTAGCAAATACTTGGGAAGATGGTGAGCTTAAAGAAGCTTTAACCTATACCATTGCAAACCACATGAAAAAGTGTTTTTTAAATTGGAATAAAGACACTGTAGAAGATGATGTTATTTATGGTCATTTATACGAACTTTCTGGTGGAAAAATTAATTTAAAGAATTCTGAAGAAGATTTATCAGACGCTAATAGTTTGATGCGTTCAAAAACTAAATTTTCAAATAATACCAATAGCAACAATAAAAAAGGCGGTCATTTTAAAAAGAACGCTTCAAACAACAATAATCGTCAAAGAAAACGCTTCTAA
- a CDS encoding FEKKY domain-containing protein gives MKHLLCLLVMLFSFTAANATKKEIIAYVIFENNTGKTFDYGELVIPEIQTKIKVNTTENFKITLPFKGKYHFQFLTNQFSVYIFQPKKITNKKNKIIIRLTHKSNTNFEDKSKNYSFILNKQNKSKIIEQLLLTGDLNFIIHRIDNVFPDEYIKFKDMYGIGVLKKNCLTNPLDYEQARKNNRLISNYLNLIYGKSWLKKLKSKPLGVE, from the coding sequence ATGAAACACTTACTATGCTTACTTGTAATGCTATTTAGCTTTACAGCTGCTAATGCAACAAAAAAAGAAATAATTGCATATGTTATATTCGAAAATAATACTGGTAAAACATTTGATTATGGAGAACTTGTTATCCCTGAAATTCAAACTAAAATTAAAGTAAATACCACTGAAAACTTTAAAATAACTTTACCTTTTAAAGGTAAGTATCATTTTCAGTTTTTGACCAATCAATTCTCAGTTTACATATTTCAACCAAAAAAAATTACAAATAAAAAAAACAAAATAATTATTCGATTAACCCATAAAAGCAACACGAATTTCGAAGACAAATCGAAGAATTATTCTTTTATTTTAAATAAGCAGAATAAAAGTAAAATAATAGAACAACTGTTGTTAACTGGTGATTTAAATTTCATAATTCATCGCATAGACAACGTATTTCCAGACGAATACATAAAATTCAAAGACATGTATGGTATTGGAGTTTTGAAAAAAAATTGTTTAACTAATCCATTAGATTATGAGCAAGCAAGGAAAAACAATCGCTTAATTTCAAATTACCTAAATCTAATTTATGGAAAATCTTGGTTAAAAAAACTTAAATCAAAACCACTAGGTGTTGAGTAA
- the murA gene encoding UDP-N-acetylglucosamine 1-carboxyvinyltransferase: MGTFKIEGGHQLKGSIQPQGAKNEALQILCAVLLTPELVTIHNIPDIVDVNKLINLLKKLGVKIEHISNGTYTFKADEVNLKYLESDEFKVDGRGLRGSIMIVGPMLARFGKGYIPKPGGDKIGRRRLDTHFEGLINLGAKFRYNKEEQFYGVEAERLKGAYMLLEEASVTGTANIVMAAVLAEGRTTIYNAACEPYLQQLCKMLNNMGAQISGVGSNMLIIDGVQKLTGTHHTMLPDMIEIGSWIGLAAMTKSELTITNVSWDDLGIIPNVFRKLGITVERRGDDIHIPAHTDGYEIQSFIDGSILTIADAPWPGFTPDLLSIILVVATQARGSVLIHQKMFESRLFFVDKLIDMGAKIILCDPHRATVIGHDFKSTLKAMTMTSPDIRAGVSLLIAALSAKGTSTIQNIEQIDRGYERIDERLRAIGAKIERIDA; this comes from the coding sequence ATGGGAACATTTAAAATTGAAGGAGGACACCAACTTAAAGGTAGTATACAACCACAAGGTGCCAAAAACGAAGCTTTACAAATTTTATGTGCTGTACTTTTAACTCCAGAACTCGTTACTATACATAACATTCCTGATATTGTAGATGTTAACAAACTCATTAATTTACTTAAAAAGCTAGGTGTAAAAATCGAGCATATTTCTAACGGTACCTACACGTTTAAGGCCGATGAGGTTAATTTGAAATACTTAGAATCTGATGAATTTAAAGTAGACGGTCGTGGTTTACGTGGTTCAATTATGATTGTTGGCCCTATGCTAGCGCGTTTTGGTAAAGGTTACATACCTAAACCAGGTGGCGATAAAATAGGAAGACGTAGATTAGATACACATTTTGAAGGCCTTATTAACTTAGGTGCTAAATTTAGATACAATAAAGAAGAACAGTTTTATGGTGTTGAAGCCGAAAGACTAAAAGGTGCTTACATGCTTCTTGAAGAAGCTTCGGTAACCGGAACAGCCAACATTGTTATGGCTGCTGTTTTAGCCGAAGGTAGAACAACCATTTACAACGCTGCTTGCGAACCTTACTTACAGCAACTTTGTAAAATGCTGAATAATATGGGCGCGCAAATTTCGGGTGTGGGTTCTAACATGTTAATTATTGATGGTGTACAAAAACTAACGGGAACGCATCATACTATGCTTCCCGATATGATTGAAATTGGCAGCTGGATTGGTTTAGCTGCTATGACAAAAAGTGAGCTTACCATTACGAATGTTTCCTGGGACGATTTAGGTATTATACCCAATGTGTTTAGAAAATTAGGTATTACGGTCGAGCGTCGTGGTGATGATATTCATATTCCTGCGCATACCGACGGTTATGAAATACAAAGTTTTATTGATGGTTCTATTTTAACCATCGCCGATGCACCTTGGCCAGGTTTTACACCCGATTTACTTAGTATTATTTTGGTGGTAGCCACGCAGGCACGAGGCAGTGTTTTAATTCATCAAAAAATGTTTGAAAGCCGCTTATTCTTTGTGGATAAATTAATTGATATGGGAGCAAAAATCATTCTTTGCGATCCGCATCGTGCTACCGTTATAGGTCATGATTTTAAATCGACTTTAAAGGCCATGACAATGACATCGCCTGATATTCGTGCGGGTGTATCATTACTAATAGCAGCGCTTTCTGCAAAAGGCACTTCAACAATTCAAAATATTGAACAAATTGATCGTGGTTACGAACGTATAGACGAGCGTTTACGAGCTATTGGAGCTAAAATTGAGCGTATTGATGCTTAA